From the genome of Wolbachia endosymbiont (group B) of Parapoynx stratiotata, one region includes:
- a CDS encoding RDD family protein, with translation MDVKVNYAEITKRIAAYLVDQTIFLVCCSFFFLLISFILPEESLTNFFNYVFSDTNTDTGLISERHEILGNLGILLESLVYVTLEVLMLTKLGWTPGKLLLGIYIKDTNTLKTATLMQVVIRSTIKALLFVLLYVSEWFLILPILVLIFAAFDKRKQFFHDKTANTVVIDYKPEECHLNLNYVGITRRIIADIIDYFILKGISLVYVIFVWAILRTTIPQSLIIHTCSSFLLSVIFGVFMVKKSGGTPGQLLCGIHIKDANTLENVTLVQAIIRYILIEVIHFPILITRREFFNKYTSEWWIDPSSGLILIAIILIFVCAIFDRRKQFLHDKIAKTVAVKKKAEVIVVNKPLS, from the coding sequence GTGGATGTTAAAGTAAATTATGCAGAAATTACTAAACGTATTGCAGCGTATTTAGTTGACCAAACAATATTCCTAGTCTGCTGTTCATTCTTTTTTTTATTAATTTCATTTATATTACCAGAAGAATCTCTTACTAACTTTTTTAATTATGTCTTTTCTGATACCAACACTGATACTGGCCTTATATCAGAACGACATGAAATATTAGGAAACTTAGGTATATTATTAGAAAGTTTAGTATATGTAACATTAGAAGTATTAATGCTAACAAAACTTGGGTGGACTCCAGGAAAATTGCTACTTGGCATATACATAAAAGATACAAACACACTTAAAACCGCTACTTTAATGCAAGTAGTGATAAGAAGCACCATAAAGGCACTTTTGTTTGTACTTCTCTATGTTTCTGAGTGGTTTTTAATTTTACCAATCTTGGTTTTAATATTTGCAGCATTTGATAAACGCAAGCAGTTCTTTCACGATAAAACTGCAAATACGGTAGTGATAGACTATAAACCTGAAGAATGTCATTTAAATTTAAACTATGTGGGAATAACTAGGCGCATTATAGCGGACATTATTGACTATTTTATTCTTAAGGGAATTTCCTTAGTCTATGTGATTTTTGTATGGGCAATTTTGCGCACTACTATACCTCAATCATTAATTATACATACTTGCTCATCTTTTTTGCTATCAGTGATATTTGGAGTATTCATGGTAAAAAAATCTGGTGGTACTCCAGGACAATTATTATGTGGTATTCATATAAAAGATGCAAATACACTTGAAAATGTTACTCTAGTGCAAGCAATAATTAGGTATATTTTGATTGAAGTTATTCACTTCCCTATACTTATTACGAGAAGGGAATTTTTTAATAAGTATACTTCTGAGTGGTGGATTGACCCTTCATCAGGCTTAATCCTTATAGCTATAATACTAATTTTTGTATGTGCAATATTTGACAGGCGCAAGCAGTTTCTTCATGATAAAATTGCAAAGACGGTGGCTGTAAAGAAGAAAGCAGAAGTAATAGTAGTAAATAAACCTTTAAGCTGA
- the thrS gene encoding threonine--tRNA ligase, producing MIKVTFSTEQKVEKYSCKVTDFNILQPEVLKEAVALKINGELYDLSHEIESDTEIEVIQLSDEAGLDIIRHDAAHIMAQAVKELFPNTQITIGPTIQDGFYYDFATDRAFTTDDLTAIEKKMKEIIKSNHRFVREVWTRKQAIDFFSDIGERYKVDIVSSIPENENLTVYKQGNFVDLCRGPHSPSTGRVKAFKLMKVAGAYWRGDSKGPMLQRIYGTAWRNKDELNTYLKRLEEAEKRDHRKIAKDMDLFHIQEEAVGQIFWHEQGYTLYNVLESYIRKKLMNNGYFEVKTPILVSKELWEKSGHWDKFRENMFIIDESESKKLAIKPMNCPCHVQIFNSHTRSYRDLPIRMAEFGTCHRNESSGSLHGMMRVRGFTQDDAHIFCMEKQVNSETVKFCDLLKEVYSELGFNEISVKFSDRPDTRSGNDEVWDRAERALLEAVKEAGLSYELNPGEGAFYGPKLEFVLKDAIGRNWQCGTLQVDFILPERLGAFYIGADGQKHHPVMLHRAILGTFERFIGILIENYAGKFPIWLAPTQLAILTIINEADGYATEISNILKEQGVRIKTDLTNEKISYKIRLHSSNKVPILWVIGKNEIINRTVSVRNLGSEEQESFPLEKATELLLKSINLS from the coding sequence ATGATAAAAGTCACTTTTTCAACTGAACAAAAAGTAGAGAAATATAGCTGTAAGGTTACCGATTTTAATATACTACAACCAGAGGTTTTAAAGGAAGCAGTTGCTTTAAAGATCAATGGTGAGCTATATGACCTCTCACATGAAATTGAATCTGATACAGAGATAGAGGTAATACAACTGAGTGACGAAGCGGGTTTAGATATAATAAGGCATGATGCTGCTCATATAATGGCGCAGGCAGTAAAAGAGCTCTTTCCTAATACTCAGATTACTATCGGGCCAACAATTCAAGATGGTTTCTACTATGATTTTGCTACAGATCGTGCCTTTACCACGGACGATCTTACTGCAATAGAAAAAAAAATGAAGGAAATTATAAAAAGTAACCACAGATTCGTCCGAGAAGTTTGGACTCGTAAGCAGGCAATTGATTTCTTTAGTGATATAGGTGAAAGATACAAGGTTGATATTGTCTCATCAATACCAGAAAACGAAAACCTAACTGTTTATAAACAAGGCAACTTTGTAGACCTATGTCGTGGTCCGCACTCACCATCAACTGGCAGAGTTAAAGCGTTTAAACTTATGAAAGTAGCAGGTGCATACTGGCGTGGCGATTCTAAGGGCCCAATGTTGCAAAGAATATATGGCACCGCGTGGAGAAATAAGGATGAATTAAATACTTATCTTAAACGTCTGGAGGAAGCAGAAAAACGCGACCACCGCAAAATTGCTAAGGATATGGACTTATTTCATATTCAAGAGGAAGCTGTTGGGCAGATTTTTTGGCATGAACAGGGATATACTTTATATAATGTTCTTGAGTCTTACATCAGAAAAAAGTTAATGAACAATGGCTACTTTGAGGTAAAAACACCTATTTTAGTAAGCAAAGAGCTGTGGGAAAAATCGGGACATTGGGATAAGTTTCGTGAAAATATGTTCATTATTGATGAATCTGAAAGTAAAAAGCTAGCAATAAAACCCATGAATTGCCCTTGTCATGTGCAGATTTTTAATTCTCACACCAGAAGCTATCGTGATTTACCGATACGTATGGCAGAGTTTGGCACATGCCATAGAAATGAAAGCTCAGGCTCATTGCATGGAATGATGCGAGTGCGTGGTTTTACTCAAGACGATGCACATATTTTTTGTATGGAAAAACAAGTGAATTCTGAAACTGTAAAGTTTTGTGACCTTTTAAAAGAAGTATATTCAGAACTTGGGTTCAATGAAATTTCTGTGAAATTTTCAGACCGTCCAGATACTAGATCAGGTAATGATGAAGTGTGGGATAGAGCTGAAAGAGCACTGCTTGAAGCAGTTAAAGAAGCAGGGCTTAGTTATGAACTTAATCCTGGTGAAGGTGCATTTTATGGTCCAAAGTTAGAGTTTGTTTTGAAAGATGCAATAGGTAGAAATTGGCAATGTGGAACGTTGCAAGTTGATTTTATTTTACCGGAGCGGCTTGGAGCTTTTTATATAGGAGCAGACGGACAAAAGCACCATCCTGTTATGCTACATAGAGCAATTCTTGGAACTTTTGAACGTTTTATTGGGATTTTGATAGAAAATTATGCAGGAAAATTTCCAATTTGGCTTGCTCCAACGCAACTTGCTATTCTGACCATTATAAATGAAGCTGATGGTTATGCTACTGAAATCAGCAATATTTTAAAAGAACAAGGTGTTAGAATTAAGACCGATTTGACCAATGAAAAAATTAGTTATAAGATACGCTTGCATAGTTCAAATAAGGTACCTATATTATGGGTTATAGGTAAAAATGAGATCATCAATAGAACTGTGTCAGTGAGAAATTTAGGGTCAGAAGAACAAGAGTCTTTTCCTTTGGAAAAGGCTACTGAGTTGCTTTTAAAAAGTATTAATTTGAGTTAA
- the infC gene encoding translation initiation factor IF-3, producing the protein MQVQKNNKNKINEFITAKEVRLVDHNGEMVGIVPLRQALEVAQGVNLDLVEIAPDSTPPVCKILDYSKQKYDAKKKASEAKKKQRALTIKEIKLGPNIDNHDYETKLRQTRDFLISGHKIKCTMKFRGRELINTEVGVEKLERLIRDTEDIAKVELAPKREGNQYFLTLVAK; encoded by the coding sequence TTGCAAGTTCAAAAGAATAATAAAAACAAAATTAATGAATTCATCACAGCTAAGGAAGTACGCTTAGTTGATCATAATGGTGAAATGGTTGGAATTGTGCCATTAAGACAAGCTTTGGAAGTTGCACAAGGTGTCAATTTAGACTTGGTAGAAATTGCACCTGATTCAACTCCTCCAGTATGTAAAATACTCGACTACAGTAAACAAAAATATGATGCAAAAAAGAAGGCAAGCGAGGCAAAAAAGAAACAAAGAGCATTAACTATAAAGGAAATTAAGCTGGGCCCCAATATTGATAATCATGACTATGAAACAAAATTGCGTCAAACAAGAGATTTTCTTATATCTGGGCATAAAATCAAGTGCACAATGAAATTTAGAGGTAGAGAGCTTATAAATACTGAGGTTGGAGTGGAAAAATTAGAACGGCTAATTCGAGACACTGAAGATATTGCAAAGGTAGAGCTAGCGCCTAAAAGGGAAGGAAATCAATATTTTCTAACTCTGGTTGCTAAGTAG
- the nuoI gene encoding NADH-quinone oxidoreductase subunit NuoI, with protein sequence MLKKLAWYWSFIELIKGFVITLKYMFKPKVTLRYPMEKGPLSPRFRGEHALRRYPNGEERCIACKLCEVICPAQAIVIEAEEKEDGSRRTTRYDIDMTKCIYCGLCQEACPVDAIVEGPNFEFATETREELMYNKEKLLRNGEVWEDAIALRLKKNRPYY encoded by the coding sequence ATGCTCAAGAAATTAGCTTGGTATTGGTCATTTATAGAGTTGATTAAAGGGTTTGTTATTACATTAAAATATATGTTTAAGCCAAAGGTTACTTTGAGATATCCTATGGAGAAGGGCCCGTTAAGTCCAAGGTTTCGTGGTGAGCATGCGTTGCGTAGGTATCCAAACGGTGAAGAGCGCTGCATAGCTTGTAAATTATGTGAAGTTATCTGCCCTGCCCAAGCAATAGTTATTGAAGCAGAGGAAAAAGAAGACGGAAGTCGTCGCACTACACGTTATGATATTGATATGACAAAATGTATATATTGTGGGCTTTGCCAGGAAGCATGTCCTGTTGATGCAATTGTGGAGGGTCCTAACTTTGAATTTGCTACTGAAACAAGAGAAGAGCTAATGTACAATAAGGAAAAATTATTGCGTAATGGTGAAGTTTGGGAAGACGCAATTGCACTCAGGTTAAAAAAAAATAGACCTTATTATTAA
- a CDS encoding MgtE intracellular N domain protein, protein MVPGQQFSFGSSRYETYSNIEDPQSMKKVKLISLSEEDDTLELSIKFCSDFLDRFGMYCVEEKQNRYIRDDQPGYYKNSNSFAYDNDRLVKLSLNWGTGDKTGYHNFVGEELKYKYLTWEESGLGDDKYYFSDKEGNIIDSPDNKILQYSMPHHDTAKVIEDITSSKIPKSVLISSEFAKTFFKNLTGNQLETLADILNNEKLQILAKSLTNKQLQVLAENLTDGQFLALVDHLTNHQLQALTHTLDSKKLGIIVPLLNKDQVANLVTDFNLDQVKEIFPHLKMDQIPEVVKTISNDQFVELIKDAPEQILNTILNKALEDRLPTLVKMLEGDRLHNLINKLDHKKLEIVARELTDDSDKIQMVVKSLANNPEKLKAFALSMSNEQFKELLDNLGAEELKDIIHKLPHEKVISVIGDLGSKDQSNAIIDALKEKFDKQSESINELHKKLEEFITPPPMDSPYDVMEEGYYELI, encoded by the coding sequence ATGGTACCTGGACAGCAATTTTCATTCGGATCTAGTCGATATGAAACGTATTCTAACATTGAAGATCCTCAATCTATGAAAAAAGTCAAGCTTATATCGCTAAGCGAAGAAGACGATACGCTAGAATTATCTATAAAATTCTGTAGCGATTTTCTTGATAGATTTGGAATGTATTGCGTAGAAGAAAAACAAAACAGATATATTCGAGATGATCAACCTGGTTATTATAAGAACAGTAATTCATTTGCATATGACAATGATAGATTAGTTAAACTATCATTAAATTGGGGCACAGGAGATAAAACTGGTTATCATAATTTTGTAGGTGAAGAATTGAAGTACAAATATTTAACATGGGAGGAATCAGGTCTTGGTGACGATAAATATTATTTTTCAGATAAGGAAGGAAACATAATCGATTCACCTGACAACAAGATATTACAATACAGTATGCCACACCATGATACAGCAAAGGTGATAGAAGATATAACATCGTCTAAGATACCAAAGAGTGTACTAATATCAAGTGAGTTCGCCAAAACTTTTTTTAAGAACTTAACAGGAAATCAGTTAGAGACTCTTGCCGATATTCTTAATAATGAGAAATTACAGATTTTAGCAAAGAGCTTAACAAATAAACAACTACAGGTTTTAGCAGAGAACTTAACAGATGGACAATTTCTAGCTTTAGTGGATCATTTAACCAATCATCAATTACAAGCCCTTACTCACACATTGGATTCAAAAAAGTTAGGAATAATAGTCCCCTTATTAAATAAGGATCAGGTTGCGAACTTAGTAACAGACTTTAACCTAGATCAAGTAAAAGAAATTTTCCCTCACTTAAAAATGGATCAGATTCCGGAAGTTGTTAAGACAATAAGCAATGATCAGTTTGTAGAATTGATAAAAGATGCACCTGAGCAAATTTTAAATACTATTCTTAATAAAGCATTAGAAGATCGACTTCCAACTCTAGTAAAAATGTTAGAAGGAGATAGATTACATAATTTAATTAATAAGTTAGACCACAAGAAACTTGAAATAGTAGCTCGAGAGTTAACTGATGATTCTGATAAGATTCAGATGGTTGTTAAGTCTTTAGCTAACAACCCAGAAAAACTTAAAGCTTTTGCTCTTAGTATGTCTAATGAGCAGTTTAAAGAACTTTTGGATAATTTAGGTGCAGAAGAGCTGAAAGATATTATTCACAAACTGCCTCATGAGAAAGTCATATCTGTGATTGGTGATCTTGGCAGTAAAGATCAGTCCAATGCTATCATTGATGCATTAAAAGAGAAGTTTGATAAACAAAGCGAATCGATAAATGAGTTACACAAAAAGCTTGAAGAATTTATCACACCGCCACCAATGGATTCTCCATATGATGTTATGGAAGAAGGATATTATGAGTTAATATAG
- the ccmE gene encoding cytochrome c maturation protein CcmE, whose translation MKKKHKRLLITSGIFCFLSCAVFFILTTLKENISFFYTVSEAIVLPNNQKPIRVGGMVVENSVIRSESEVIFQMTDFNKSVVVKYQGILPPMFSEKSGVVVQGKMFDNSTFLADTVFAKHDENYKSKVLK comes from the coding sequence ATGAAGAAGAAACATAAGCGATTACTTATAACTTCAGGAATTTTCTGCTTTTTAAGTTGTGCAGTTTTTTTTATTTTAACAACGCTCAAAGAAAATATCTCATTTTTCTATACAGTAAGTGAGGCAATAGTTTTACCAAATAATCAAAAGCCAATCCGTGTTGGTGGAATGGTTGTTGAAAATAGCGTGATACGGAGCGAAAGCGAAGTAATTTTTCAGATGACAGATTTTAACAAAAGCGTTGTGGTGAAATATCAGGGAATACTTCCACCAATGTTTTCAGAAAAAAGTGGTGTTGTTGTGCAAGGTAAAATGTTTGATAATAGTACTTTTCTTGCAGATACGGTGTTTGCAAAACATGATGAGAATTACAAGTCGAAAGTTTTAAAATAG
- the mnmE gene encoding tRNA uridine-5-carboxymethylaminomethyl(34) synthesis GTPase MnmE, with translation MTNKNETIFALSTVFGKSGVAVIRISGNDALKALNHFNIKKEVKPRLATLVDLYDGSNQLIDNGIIIYFPAPNSFTGEDVIELQMHGSKAIIKIILEELSKIFVMARPGEFSLRAFLNGKFDLTQIEGIADLIDAETKMQAKQAIKQISGELERLYSSWKQKLITIQSKIEAYIDFPEDILAEKNELEKINNEVKTLVQSIQEHLNDNRRGERLREGLHVVITGKPNVGKSTLFNFLAKRDIAIISEYAGTTRDILEAHIDVAGYPVILSDTAGIHESSDPVESEGISRARKRSLEANLRIELFPFKQRHAIDCSVENSNTIYVLSKADDIINDHSIKINSIDFLPVSILKGIGTERLISVIKEKVEEKFGHDRDTPVITRQRHRIHMQKTLEHLQRFNIDNPIELISEDLRLAAFELGAVIGIINVEEILDSVFSSFCVGK, from the coding sequence ATGACAAACAAAAATGAAACTATCTTTGCCTTATCAACTGTATTTGGTAAGTCAGGAGTTGCAGTAATTAGAATTTCAGGTAACGATGCACTTAAAGCTTTAAATCATTTTAACATTAAGAAAGAAGTTAAACCAAGGCTTGCTACTTTAGTTGACTTATATGATGGTTCCAATCAATTGATAGACAATGGAATAATTATTTATTTTCCTGCCCCAAACAGCTTCACTGGCGAGGATGTTATAGAGTTACAAATGCATGGAAGCAAGGCAATTATAAAAATAATCTTGGAGGAATTATCAAAAATTTTCGTTATGGCCAGGCCTGGGGAATTCTCACTTAGGGCTTTTCTAAATGGTAAATTTGACTTAACGCAAATAGAAGGGATTGCAGACTTAATTGATGCTGAGACAAAAATGCAAGCTAAACAAGCGATTAAGCAGATATCAGGAGAATTGGAGAGGCTATATAGCAGTTGGAAGCAGAAATTAATAACGATACAATCCAAAATCGAAGCATATATAGACTTTCCAGAAGATATTTTGGCAGAAAAAAATGAGTTGGAAAAAATTAATAATGAAGTGAAAACTCTTGTGCAATCAATACAAGAGCACCTAAATGATAATAGACGAGGCGAAAGGTTGCGTGAGGGTTTACACGTTGTAATAACTGGTAAACCAAATGTTGGTAAATCAACGCTGTTTAATTTTTTGGCCAAGCGTGATATTGCTATTATTTCTGAATATGCAGGTACAACAAGGGATATACTCGAGGCCCATATTGACGTTGCCGGATATCCAGTTATCCTTTCTGATACTGCTGGCATTCATGAAAGTTCAGATCCGGTAGAATCAGAAGGTATAAGTCGGGCAAGAAAAAGATCCCTTGAAGCTAATTTGAGAATAGAGCTATTTCCCTTCAAACAGCGTCATGCAATCGATTGCAGTGTTGAAAATAGTAACACCATTTACGTGCTGAGCAAAGCCGATGATATTATCAATGACCACAGCATAAAAATTAACAGTATAGATTTTTTACCTGTTTCTATTTTAAAAGGAATAGGTACAGAAAGACTAATCTCTGTAATTAAAGAGAAAGTAGAGGAAAAATTTGGGCATGATAGAGACACTCCTGTAATTACTCGGCAAAGACATAGGATTCACATGCAAAAAACACTGGAGCATTTACAACGTTTTAATATTGATAATCCAATTGAGTTAATATCTGAAGATTTGAGGCTTGCTGCATTTGAACTTGGTGCAGTAATTGGAATTATTAATGTTGAG
- a CDS encoding biotin--[acetyl-CoA-carboxylase] ligase encodes MILEGFRIYHYKEVPSTNKESLGLIEKGISNETIIIADKQAEGRGRTGKSWISPEGNLYASLIINQEKDVSKLTELTFVTALAVGNTILSFINGLNLQYKWPNDVLIDGKKISGILLEKKSNSNWLIIGIGINVNHAPLLGTTCISNYGESVSHMDLLKELIINFNKLRKQWLFDGFYAIREMWLKKAFKMNEQISVKLADKLYEGIFADIDKSGKLVFQQNDGSLIYFDAGELFIGSAL; translated from the coding sequence GTGATCCTTGAAGGTTTTCGTATTTATCATTACAAAGAAGTTCCAAGTACTAATAAAGAATCATTGGGTTTAATTGAGAAAGGGATATCTAATGAAACTATTATTATTGCCGATAAACAAGCAGAAGGCAGGGGACGCACTGGAAAAAGCTGGATTTCTCCAGAGGGTAATCTCTATGCGAGTTTGATAATTAACCAAGAAAAGGATGTCAGCAAATTAACAGAATTGACTTTTGTTACTGCTCTTGCTGTTGGAAATACTATACTGTCATTTATAAATGGTCTAAATCTCCAGTATAAGTGGCCAAATGATGTTCTAATCGATGGCAAGAAAATAAGCGGAATATTGCTTGAAAAAAAATCCAATTCAAATTGGCTCATTATAGGAATTGGAATTAATGTCAATCATGCACCACTTCTAGGAACAACGTGCATTAGCAATTACGGTGAATCTGTGTCTCACATGGATCTGTTAAAAGAATTAATAATAAACTTTAATAAGCTAAGAAAGCAATGGCTATTTGATGGGTTTTATGCTATAAGAGAAATGTGGTTAAAAAAAGCATTCAAAATGAATGAGCAAATCAGTGTAAAGTTAGCTGACAAATTGTATGAAGGAATTTTTGCTGATATAGATAAAAGTGGTAAATTGGTGTTTCAGCAAAATGATGGAAGCTTAATTTATTTTGATGCAGGTGAGTTATTTATTGGCAGTGCATTATGA
- the nuoF gene encoding NADH-quinone oxidoreductase subunit NuoF translates to MLKEQDKIFTNLNGKETPLLEGAKKRGSWQKTKELLDLGSEKIIDEVKKSGLRGRGGAGFSTGLKWSFMPKNPPKAYLVVNADESEPGTCKDRNILRYEPHKLLEGILLAGRAISASAAYIYIRGEFYNEHLVLKKALEEAYKENLIGKNACKSGYDLDVFIHRGAGAYICGEETAQLESIEGKKGFPRMKPPFPAGVGLFGCPTTINNVETISMVPDILNRGGEWFASLGKPNNTGTKVFCISGHVNNPCNVEEELGISLRKLIEKYAGGVRGGWDNLLAVIPGGSSVPLIPKSICDTIEMDFDSLRAVQSGLGTAAVIVMDKSTDIIAAIERLSHFYMHESCGQCTPCREGTGWMWRIMRRMVAGNIKPGEVDKLLDLTTQIEGHTICALGDAAAWPVQGLIRHFRHVIEDRAVT, encoded by the coding sequence ATGCTAAAAGAACAGGACAAAATATTCACAAACTTAAATGGTAAAGAAACACCACTACTTGAGGGTGCAAAAAAACGTGGTAGTTGGCAAAAAACAAAGGAATTACTGGATTTAGGATCAGAAAAAATCATTGATGAAGTAAAGAAATCTGGCTTGAGAGGTCGAGGGGGTGCAGGATTTTCTACTGGCCTTAAGTGGAGCTTTATGCCTAAAAATCCTCCAAAAGCATATTTAGTAGTCAATGCAGATGAGTCAGAACCTGGTACATGTAAAGACAGGAACATATTACGATATGAGCCACACAAGCTACTTGAGGGAATTCTTCTGGCTGGCAGAGCGATCAGCGCATCAGCTGCGTATATTTATATCAGGGGTGAATTTTATAATGAACATTTAGTTCTAAAAAAAGCACTTGAGGAAGCCTATAAAGAAAACTTAATTGGAAAAAATGCCTGCAAGTCAGGTTATGATCTTGATGTGTTTATCCATAGGGGTGCAGGAGCTTACATATGTGGGGAAGAAACAGCTCAACTCGAATCCATTGAAGGAAAAAAGGGCTTTCCTCGCATGAAACCTCCATTTCCCGCAGGTGTTGGACTTTTTGGCTGCCCCACTACAATAAACAACGTTGAAACTATATCTATGGTTCCAGATATCCTAAATCGCGGAGGAGAGTGGTTTGCATCTCTTGGTAAACCAAATAATACTGGCACTAAGGTCTTTTGTATTTCAGGGCATGTAAATAATCCATGTAATGTTGAAGAAGAGCTAGGAATTTCACTACGTAAATTAATTGAAAAATATGCAGGTGGAGTGCGAGGAGGTTGGGATAACTTACTTGCTGTAATACCTGGTGGGTCTTCAGTACCATTAATTCCAAAATCTATATGCGATACTATTGAAATGGATTTTGATTCATTGAGAGCTGTACAATCAGGGCTTGGTACTGCTGCTGTGATAGTGATGGATAAATCAACTGACATAATAGCTGCAATAGAAAGATTATCACATTTCTATATGCATGAGTCCTGTGGGCAATGTACACCATGTCGTGAAGGTACTGGATGGATGTGGAGAATTATGAGAAGAATGGTAGCAGGAAATATTAAACCTGGTGAAGTAGATAAGCTACTTGACCTTACAACTCAAATAGAAGGACATACAATTTGTGCGCTTGGCGATGCTGCAGCTTGGCCAGTGCAAGGGCTAATCAGACATTTTCGTCATGTAATTGAAGATAGGGCAGTAACTTAA